A single genomic interval of Helianthus annuus cultivar XRQ/B chromosome 13, HanXRQr2.0-SUNRISE, whole genome shotgun sequence harbors:
- the LOC110901146 gene encoding uncharacterized protein LOC110901146, with protein sequence MPHTRSQGPPPLPFTLKSSFSSSASEVGASSSTSSSHFTPAFDFTPKSSPHNSPPLTRPSSPPPVAQMARRTVYDQATTGFASGNSPITLPNIPNDRSWQIPSYIMTAITNSCQFHGRDDEDAPAHINRITRLCSTFSIEGVNIDARYLQVFPFSLAGRAAVWFDSQPAGTFTTWAGLRDAFLAKYFPPAKASRLRDQIHSFRMEPDEPYHLAWECFQTLISRCSQHGLSDWALVEKFYNGLTPEIRARFDTSAGGQLMGKKTVAECNDLFESFAHSDMDYSTTSRTSIPVRTTSAGRGVNQVSLDPSVAAVVESLRQEIRQELSEIKKKVDRCEVCRGGHDTIDCPTLTLEQVEYIAGQSRGPTNPFNNSNSSWRGSGNASGYRSSGNPSGFPSGRYQSRGPGIYTSSGSGQFSGSGSSGQFASGGSTQESQGSGKAPEGSLSRLEEMFAQMMTQNQAFVKSQEQTNKNHELQLKSQQAALLDLQRTVGGLTKQLQEHPPGQFSGNTFTNPANQSAKAITTRSGKSLGEVERERES encoded by the coding sequence ATGCCCCATACGCGCTCGCAGGGACCGCCGCCGCTTCCGTTTACACTCAAGTCATCCTTCTCGTCTTCCGCGTCTGAGGTAGGTGCTTCTAGCTCTACTTCGTCTTCACATTTCACACCCGCGTTCGATTTTACACCAAAGTCTTCACCCCACAATTCTCCGCCACTCACCCGTCCATCTAGTCCACCGCCCGTAGCTCAAATGGCCCGTAGGACAGTTTACGATCAGGCGACCACCGGTTTCGCCAGTGGGAATTCACCCATCACCCTTCCAAACATTCCGAACGATCGGTCCTGGCAGATTCCATCCTACATTATGACCGCCATCACAAATTCTTGCCAGTTCCATGGTCGTGACGACGAGGATGCCCCCGCTCATATCAATCGCATCACTCGTCTTTGCAGCACCTTCTCCATTGAGGGTGTCAATATTGATGCTAGGTATCTTCAGGTTTTTCCGTTCTCACTCGCTGGACGCGCAGCCGTCTGGTTCGATTCCCAGCCCGCTGGCACCTTCACTACTTGGGCAGGCCTTCGCGATGCATTCTTAGCCAAGTATTTTCCGCCAGCCAAGGCGTCTCGCCTTCGTGACCAGATTCACTCATTTCGTATGGAGCCAGATGAGCCGTATCACTTAGCTTGGGAGTGTTTTCAGACCCTGATATCGCGTTGTTCTCAGCATGGTCTATCCGATTGGGCGTTAGTCGAGAAATTCTACAATGGTCTTACTCCTGAGATTAGAGCTCGCTTCGATACTTCAGCAGGAGGTCAGCTTATGGGAAAGAAGACGGTGGCTGAGTGCAATGATTTGTTTGAGAGCTTTGCCCACTCTGATATGGACTACAGCACTACCAGCAGGACTTCCATTCCTGTGCGTACCACCTCGGCCGGTCGAGGGGTAAACCAAGTTAGCTTGGATCCATCGGTAGCTGCTGTAGTCGAGAGTTTGAGGCAGGAGATAAGGCAGGAGTTGAGCGAGATAAAGAAGAAAGTTGATAGGTGTGAGGTTTGTCGAGGAGGTCATGATACTATCGATTGTCCTACCCTTACTCTTGAGCAGGTGGAGTACATAGCCGGTCAGTCTAGGGGTCCTACGAATCCGTTCAATAATTCTAACTCCAGCTGGCGCGGTAGTGGTAATGCGAGTGGTTATCGTTCGTCTGGAAATCCTTCTGGATTTCCATCTGGTCGGTATCAGAGTAGAGGGCCTGGTATTTACACGAGTTCTGGTTCAGGGCAGTTTAGTGGGTCAGGTTCGAGTGGGCAGTTTGCTAGTGGAGGATCGACTCAGGAGAGTCAGGGTAGTGGAAAGGCTCCTGAGGGTAGTCTGAGCAGGTTGGAGGAGATGTTCGCTCAGATGATGACGCAGAATCAGGCGTTCGTTAAAAGTCAGGAGCAGACTAATAAAAATCACGAACTCCAGCTCAAGAGTCAGCAGGCCGCCCTTCTTGATCTTCAGAGAACAGTAGGTGGACTTACTAAGCAGTTGCAGGAGCACCCGCCGGGTCAGTTTTCGGGAAACACTTTCACGAATCCCGCGAATCAGTCAGCGAAGGCTATTACGACCCGTAGTGGGAAGAGTTTGGGAGaggttgagagagagagagagagttga